AAACTGAATATTCTGTTCCCTATGTGATCGAAGATTCTTCTGATAAAAAAGGAGTGTCAGGAAATACTTTCCGTCGGTTCCTGGTGAACCGTAGAAATCAATTTTGTTTTCTCTGTTAACAAACCTTTCTGTCATTAGAGGAATTGCATCTTTTTGTTCTTGTGTCAGTGTATCACCTGGTACTGTTATCGGAAAGACGATGCGAACGGCACGGTGCTGCATAGGGTACTCCCATATATTTGCACCCCAGTTAAAATAAAAATATTCTCTACCATCATTTCCGGTCGTATATCCTATAAGTCCCCTTGCAGCGAAATCACTCTGGAAATTGAGTATATAAAAGGCACGACGGGTAAAGTATTTACCATCCGACAAAACAACATTCCAGGTGTCTTGATTTTTCCGATTTATACTCAAAGGGTATCTTACACCGCCATCAACATCAGCCCAACATCGTCTAAGATTCCATTTTATATTTCTATCCGCTTCCTGAAAATCAAACCCATGCATTCTTCTGTTCCTGGCAGTCCATTCAATAGAGTGGTGCGCATCCACAACTCCGTTAGGTTGTATTGTCAAGGTAATCTCGGTTGATACCAGCCTTAGTTCCTGAGCCCGAAGAGATACCGCAATACCGAAAAGCAGAAGCAATCCTGTGCATCTGTTTATTATTTTCACCTAACACCTCCAATATTTTCCTGATATCCCATATCAGGGTAGAAACAGTGTAATTAAAAATCTGACCAGGGGTTAAATTTACAAAGATAAGTACATTGTAAAATCTGCTTTCAGTGAGCAGCTACAATCGGTCCTATTTTTTTTTGAATATTCCATTGTACCCAAAAGTCACATACCATCATCACAAAACATAATAATTGTAACCGAATGAGTCTAAAATATAGTAAATAGCAAGCCTTGACTTTCATAGTTTATCGGTATGGAAAGCGACACCTCACCATCTCTTATTAACAACTAATAATTTCGGAAAACAGAATGATCTCAACTTTAAGTACGACAACCATCAAGGAAATTTGGTTATGCCCAAAATAGATTTTCACATATAGCACTTCGCTCCATCCATCCCCGTCATTCATATTATATTATCTACAAGAGAATCATTTGTTTCTCACCCGATATGGTTATCATTAACCCGGAGGATATTTATGAAAATTGGAATTGTTATTCACACTCAGTCTGGGCATACCTTGAATTTTGCCAAAATCATCGAGAAAAAACTCACACAGCATGGACATGAAGTGGACATTAAGGGTTTACGCACAAAAGGAGCTGTCAAACCCCGCTCGCGTAAATTTGACCTGATCAAAATTCCTGAAATCGATGAGTATGATGTGCTTCTTTTTGGCGGACCGGTTTGGGCATTCACAGCTTCTCCTGTTGTTTTGAAATATCTCGGCAGTTTAGAAACCCTCAAAGGGAAAAAGGCATTATGCTTTGTTACTATGGGTCTGCCCTTTCCCTCTCTTGGCGGTAAACAGGCAATAAAAGCAATGGAAGAGGATTTGGCACTATCAGGGGCAGAAATTCTACCAGGAGAAATCGTATGGTATTTTTTCAGTGGGGATGAGGAGAAGATGAAAGCAGCAGCCACGAGAATAAACGATGCAATAGGAGAACCGTAAACAAAGCGGGGGGACCACTCTCCTCCCTTTGGGATTAAGTTCAAATAAAAAGCCTCTGTTCTGATCGGGCAGTGCCCCACAAAAAAACTTCAGTCAATTTAATTACAGCAGGTTGGCAGCAAGCTCAGAGAGCTTTGACCTTTCCCCTTTGGTAAAGGTCACGTGTGCTGCAATCTCCTGTTTTCTGAATTTTTCCACCACGTAGGTAAGACCATTACTTGAAGAGTCGATGTAGGGGTTGTCTATCTGGTATGGATCACCGGTGACTACAATTTTGGTTCCATCCCCTACCCTGGTAATGATGGTTTTAATTTCGTGAGGAGTAAGGTTTTGTGCTTCATCGATTATGAGGTATTGATTGTGAATGGAACGCCCTCTTATATAGGTAAGTGGCTCAATAATAAGAATTCCCATCTCCATCAATTCTTTAAACCCTCTGGACCGGGACTGGGTCCGGCTCTCTTTTCTCATAATCAGTTCGACGTTGTCAATTATGGGGTACATCCATGGCGTGAGTTTTTCTTCCACCGTTCCGGGAAGAAATCCAATATCCTTACCCATGGGAAGCGTAGGTCTTGAGACAAGAATCCGGCTGTAAATATTTTCATCCACAGTTTTAAACAGACTTGCAGCAACAGCCAGAAGAGTTTTCCCCGTGCCGGCCTTCCCGACAAGAGTGACCAGCTGTATTTCATCATTGAGAAGAGCATCCATTGCAAATGCCTGTTCTCTGTTTCTGGGCGTAATCCGCCAGGGGCCCTCCTGATTTTCCGGCATAACCCGTACAATCCCCTGCTTCTCCCTGCTGAAACGTCCCGGGAAGCTTATCTGAGGATCGGTATCTGAAAAAAGTGATACATACTGATTTGGAAAAAACTCCTCATCAATTTTGCAGTATCCCTGCTCCCTGAATCTGGATAGTACTGCAGAGTTAACGGTGACATTTTTTACACCGGAATAGAGGTCCTCTATATCGACCTTATCTGTTTCGTAATCTTCAACATCCAACCCAAGAGCATCGGCTTTGACCCTAAGATTGATATCTTTTGAGACAAAGATAGTGGGGATATCGGTTGACTCCTTTACACCGAGCGCGATCGCCAGGGTCATACTGTTCTTGCTTCTGTCACGGAGTTCTTCGGGCAGTTTTCTTAGCATACTGCCTGCACCGATTTTCACAAAGAGTCTGCCTCCGTTTTTTAACTCCACACCATTTGAGAGCTTTGCCCCTTTTCTCATCTCATCGAGGATTCTTGAAGTCTGACGGGCGCTGGTGCCGATTTCGGTGACCTCTTTTTTAAACCGGTCAATTTCTTCGATAACAGTAATAGGCACAATTACATTGTTTTGCCCGAATTTAAACATCGCCTGCGCATCGTAGAGTAAGACAGTTGTATCCAGTATATAATTTTTTTTCATTTATAAGAGCCCTGCCTGCCAGATTTTTTTCAATTTAGCGACGCATCAATTTATAGGAAAAAAGCAGCTTTTCCACTATAACTCTTAAACAAAGCCAATCCAAAACCCACATTTATATTACGTTTAGATAGTACCGGGGATTAAAAAGTCTTAAATACAGCCAACTCTAAGCCGAGAGTTTTGAAAAGACCCTGTTTACAGGATTCAGAAAACCGGTTAAAAGCCAAACCTCATCTGTCATTGAGGGGTGCATATTTTCTTTTCTCAGAGACACTTTTATAAGCGGGGCGAATTATTCTTCCTCCACTTAGAAGCTCCTCAATGCGATGAGCCGACCAGCCTGCAATTCTGGAGATTGCAAATATGGGGCAATAGAGTTCCTGTGGGATATTCAACATCTGGTAAACCATACCGGAGTAAAAGTCTACATTGGCACAGATTACCTTCCCGTTACCCTTATATTTTGAAAAGACAGAAGGAGTTACCCTCTCAACAGCTTCATGAAGCTCAAATTCGTCGGTTCTTCCCTTTTCCAACGCCAGCTCGGAAGCCTTTTCCTTCAATACTACCGCCCGCGGATCACTAAGGGTATAAATGGCATGCCCCATTCCATAAATAAGCCCTTTACGGTCAAATTCTTCCCGTTTTAATATTTTTGCCAGAAATGAAGCGATTTCTTCATCATCTTTCCAATCCCTGACCCCATTTTTCACACACTCCATCATTTCTGAAACTTTTATGTTTGCCCCACCGTGCTTTCCGCCTTTCAGGGCCCCCACAGCAGCGGCCATAGCAGAGTAGATATCGGTATCAGCCGAGGAAACCACATGAAGTGCAAAAGCGGAGTTATTACCACCACCATGCTCAGCATGAAGCATGAGAGCGAAATCAAGCGTTTCTGCTTCAATTTGGGTATATTTTGAATCGGGACGAATCATGTGGAGGAAATTCTCCGCAGTACTTAATCCCTCAAGGGGATTGTGTATCACCAGGCTTTTCTTGTTGAAGTAATGGCACTTTGCCTGATAGGCATAGGCCACCAGGGTAGGAAACCTGGCAATCAGCTCGATACACTGACGAAGGTTGTTTTTAAGCGAGAGATCATCGGGATATTCATCATAGGAGTAGCATGCAAGAACAGACCGCGCAAGTTTATTCATAATATCAGAACTTGGGGCTTTCAGGATCATGTTTTCAGTGAAACCAGCAGGCAGTTCCCTATGACTGTCAAGCATCTCCCTGAACTTATCCAACTGATCTTTCTGAGGAAGTTCTCCAAACAGAAGAAGGTAGGCTACTTCACTGAAACCAAACCTTTTTTCTGCCCTGCAGCCATTAATTATGTCTTTTATATTTATTCCCCTGTATCGTAAGCGTCCCTCTACAGGAGTTTTCTCCCCCTCATCGATGATATACCCGTGCACATCCCCTATATGCGTCAGGCCAACCAGCACACCGGTGCCGTCCTCATTGCGCAAGCCTCTCTTCACGTTGTACTTGCAATACATCTCCGGATCGATACAATTTTGTCCCGATGCTATTTCACAAAGTTTACTGAGATACTGCCTTTCGAACTGTGATTCCTTGCGCACTGTACCATTCATAATACCGTTTTCCCACTTATTCTTCTTTATATTCTAACCTGACCTGTCATACTGCATGAAATTTATCTGTCCAAAGGGTGCTCTCTGGAAATAAGCTCATAAATATACATTAAAAACCGGGCCAACACCTCAACAGATTAGATTTGATTGAAATTTAGCAACTACCCAGGTAAAAAAAACCTCAAAAAACAGAAGCAATAAAGCTGCAGATCAGACCCAAATCTAGAATTGAGGTAATCATAAAGATCATTCCCTTTTGTGGTATAATAATTGTTCCTAAAAGTAATGTGAAGATAAATCCCGGAAGGCAACTCCCAACTATCCCTCACAAGGTGAATATGTGCAGAACAATTTAAATCAGCAGATTTTTGCTGAAAAAATCAAACACATCTATACTCTGGTCCCGGTTGGCCTAATAGCAACACTTGTAAACGGAACCATTGTCACAGCACTGGTTTATACCATTTCGCCTGAACCCATTGTACTGGTATGGTTTGCTGTTTTGCTCATTGCAGTGGCCCTGCGCAGCCTATTCACTTATCTTGGAGTCCGTTCTATAGAAAAACAGGAACATATCATGCTTTGTGCCACTGTGCTGAGTGCAGGGTTTGCACTTTCAGGTGTCATCTGGGGCTCTGCAGCCTTTTTTATGCTCCTGCACCGCTCTTCACCTCTTACACTTTTTGTTGCCTTTTTGGTAGGGGGGATGGCTGCCGGCGCTGCCGCTACCTATTCAGCTCTTCGCCCCACCTATTACGCATTTATTTTACCCGCTGTTATACCACATATTATTCTGTTTCTTTTCTCCGGGACACACGCCTTTATGATAATCGCAGGCATTCTGCTTTATTTTATTGTTCTCGTAAGTATCTCTGCGGAATCCAACAGAAAAATTATCGATAATGCACTGCGCCTGAGATTTGAAAAGGAAAAACTTGCCAGACTTGTATCAGATGAGCGTAACCGGATTAACAGGTCGAATAAAGCATTGAAATATGAGATCAAAAAACGGAAAAATGCAGAAAAAAAGCTTAAACAGAGCTACAAGGAGCTCGAATATAAAGTAGCTCAAAGAACCGAAGAACTAAGTAAATCAAACAAAAGGCTGGAAGAACTAAACCGTGAACTAACCTACTTTTCCCATTCCGTTTCACACGACCTCCGATCCCCCCTTTTCAGTATCAATGGATTCAGCAAAGCACTGGGGGAAGAATTAGAGGGAAAAATGGATGATACAGCCAAATACTACCTCTCACTGATTCAGAAAGCTGTAAAACGAATGGGTGAACTCATTGAAGACCTTCTCATGTTTTCAAAAGCCAGTCAGAGCGAAATACAAAAATCCGAGGTTAACCTGAGTGAAATAGCACTCGATATTATCAAAAACCTACAAAACCAGGATCTCAAAAGACGTATCAGATTTGTATCTAACCCTCAGATAATTTCCAGATGTGACCCTAAGCTTATACGAATAGTATTGGAAAATCTGCTGAGCAATGCCTGGAAATTCACGGGTAAAACAGAAAATCCCCAAATCCAATTCGATATGCTCATAAAAGATAATACTACAGTGTACTACATCCGCGATAATGGTGCCGGATTCGATATGGCAGAAGCAGAAAAACTGTTCGCCCCATTCAAAAGATTACATACGGCTTCAGAATTTCCGGGCTCAGGGATTGGTCTGGCAACCGTAGCCAGAATTATATGGCGACATGGCGGCACAATCTGGGCTGAATCTGAGATAGGTAAAGGTGCTACCTTCTATTTTACACTTCAATAATTCAACATAACTTTTCACCAAACCATACCGCTTATACACATATCTTCAG
Above is a genomic segment from Chitinispirillum alkaliphilum containing:
- a CDS encoding Sensory box histidine kinase, which gives rise to MQNNLNQQIFAEKIKHIYTLVPVGLIATLVNGTIVTALVYTISPEPIVLVWFAVLLIAVALRSLFTYLGVRSIEKQEHIMLCATVLSAGFALSGVIWGSAAFFMLLHRSSPLTLFVAFLVGGMAAGAAATYSALRPTYYAFILPAVIPHIILFLFSGTHAFMIIAGILLYFIVLVSISAESNRKIIDNALRLRFEKEKLARLVSDERNRINRSNKALKYEIKKRKNAEKKLKQSYKELEYKVAQRTEELSKSNKRLEELNRELTYFSHSVSHDLRSPLFSINGFSKALGEELEGKMDDTAKYYLSLIQKAVKRMGELIEDLLMFSKASQSEIQKSEVNLSEIALDIIKNLQNQDLKRRIRFVSNPQIISRCDPKLIRIVLENLLSNAWKFTGKTENPQIQFDMLIKDNTTVYYIRDNGAGFDMAEAEKLFAPFKRLHTASEFPGSGIGLATVARIIWRHGGTIWAESEIGKGATFYFTLQ
- a CDS encoding putative ATPase (putative ATPase related to phosphate starvation-inducible protein PhoH) — translated: MKKNYILDTTVLLYDAQAMFKFGQNNVIVPITVIEEIDRFKKEVTEIGTSARQTSRILDEMRKGAKLSNGVELKNGGRLFVKIGAGSMLRKLPEELRDRSKNSMTLAIALGVKESTDIPTIFVSKDINLRVKADALGLDVEDYETDKVDIEDLYSGVKNVTVNSAVLSRFREQGYCKIDEEFFPNQYVSLFSDTDPQISFPGRFSREKQGIVRVMPENQEGPWRITPRNREQAFAMDALLNDEIQLVTLVGKAGTGKTLLAVAASLFKTVDENIYSRILVSRPTLPMGKDIGFLPGTVEEKLTPWMYPIIDNVELIMRKESRTQSRSRGFKELMEMGILIIEPLTYIRGRSIHNQYLIIDEAQNLTPHEIKTIITRVGDGTKIVVTGDPYQIDNPYIDSSSNGLTYVVEKFRKQEIAAHVTFTKGERSKLSELAANLL
- a CDS encoding flavodoxin, which codes for MKIGIVIHTQSGHTLNFAKIIEKKLTQHGHEVDIKGLRTKGAVKPRSRKFDLIKIPEIDEYDVLLFGGPVWAFTASPVVLKYLGSLETLKGKKALCFVTMGLPFPSLGGKQAIKAMEEDLALSGAEILPGEIVWYFFSGDEEKMKAAATRINDAIGEP
- a CDS encoding Citrate synthase, with the translated sequence MNGTVRKESQFERQYLSKLCEIASGQNCIDPEMYCKYNVKRGLRNEDGTGVLVGLTHIGDVHGYIIDEGEKTPVEGRLRYRGINIKDIINGCRAEKRFGFSEVAYLLLFGELPQKDQLDKFREMLDSHRELPAGFTENMILKAPSSDIMNKLARSVLACYSYDEYPDDLSLKNNLRQCIELIARFPTLVAYAYQAKCHYFNKKSLVIHNPLEGLSTAENFLHMIRPDSKYTQIEAETLDFALMLHAEHGGGNNSAFALHVVSSADTDIYSAMAAAVGALKGGKHGGANIKVSEMMECVKNGVRDWKDDEEIASFLAKILKREEFDRKGLIYGMGHAIYTLSDPRAVVLKEKASELALEKGRTDEFELHEAVERVTPSVFSKYKGNGKVICANVDFYSGMVYQMLNIPQELYCPIFAISRIAGWSAHRIEELLSGGRIIRPAYKSVSEKRKYAPLNDR